The Endozoicomonas montiporae CL-33 genome contains a region encoding:
- the minE gene encoding cell division topological specificity factor MinE gives MSLLQLFRSNKEDNSAATAKERLQIIVAHERMSRSSKNVLPAMQKDILDVVRKYISVSEDDISIKLDREGDYSILEVNVQLPDT, from the coding sequence ATGAGCTTGCTTCAGCTTTTCCGTAGCAATAAAGAAGACAACAGTGCAGCGACAGCTAAGGAACGTTTACAAATTATTGTCGCCCATGAACGCATGAGCCGTTCCTCCAAGAATGTCCTGCCAGCCATGCAGAAAGATATTCTGGACGTTGTGCGCAAGTATATTTCAGTCAGTGAGGATGACATTTCCATCAAACTGGATCGCGAAGGCGACTACTCCATACTGGAAGTCAACGTACAACTACCTGACACATAA
- the minD gene encoding septum site-determining protein MinD, giving the protein MARIIVVTSGKGGVGKTTTSASFATGLALQGHRTVVIDFDVGLRNLDLVMGCERRVVYDLVNVINGEAALHQALIRDKRSENLAVLPASQTRDKEALTRDGVQAVLEELAKDFEYIVCDSPAGIEHGALMALYFADEAIITTNPEVSSVRDSDRILGILQSRSRRAEQNMEPVKERLLLTRYNPERVERGEMLNVEDVKDILAIPLLGVIPESLTVLKASNQGIPVIHQQDSDAGQAYKDMTERFLGTDIPHRFLEAPKKGFLQRMFGG; this is encoded by the coding sequence TTGGCCCGTATCATCGTTGTTACCTCAGGAAAAGGAGGTGTTGGTAAAACAACGACCAGCGCCTCATTCGCCACCGGCCTGGCTTTACAAGGGCATCGCACCGTCGTTATTGATTTTGATGTAGGTCTCAGAAATCTGGATCTGGTCATGGGATGCGAACGACGCGTTGTCTACGATCTGGTGAATGTCATCAATGGCGAAGCAGCACTGCATCAGGCTCTGATTCGAGACAAACGCTCAGAGAACCTTGCCGTCCTTCCTGCTTCCCAGACACGTGACAAGGAAGCATTAACCAGAGACGGAGTACAGGCAGTGCTGGAAGAACTGGCCAAAGACTTTGAATACATCGTGTGCGATTCCCCCGCCGGTATTGAACACGGCGCCCTGATGGCACTCTACTTTGCTGATGAAGCCATTATTACCACCAACCCTGAGGTGTCGTCTGTCAGAGACTCTGACCGCATCCTTGGTATTTTGCAAAGCCGTTCCCGTCGGGCGGAGCAAAATATGGAGCCTGTAAAAGAGCGGCTGCTACTGACCCGCTACAACCCGGAGCGGGTAGAGCGCGGTGAAATGCTGAACGTGGAAGATGTCAAAGACATTCTGGCCATTCCTTTGCTGGGGGTTATTCCGGAGTCATTGACTGTACTGAAAGCTTCTAACCAGGGCATTCCGGTCATTCACCAGCAGGACAGTGACGCAGGTCAGGCTTACAAAGATATGACCGAGCGTTTCCTTGGTACAGATATCCCTCACCGCTTCCTTGAAGCACCGAAAAAAGGCTTTTTACAAAGGATGTTCGGGGGTTAA
- the minC gene encoding septum site-determining protein MinC — MDIAVMASVVNSKSPPAFQLKGSLYTLTTLELHTTSHRRLKQQLEGMTSKAPHFFHQTPVVLDLDKLSDDSEDLNLVSIRHLLHHTGMILVALRGGTEHHKKTAQLAGVAWLPHQKQKRHSNPQNSNVVMLSQPDAKIPVEKNRQEPVRPEATIISRPVRSGQQLYSEGDLIVLGQVSEGAELLAGGHIHIYGSFRGRALAGVNGDKKARIFCNQFEAELVSISGQYKLTSQDQSSVWSHRWGQNAQIFLDNDHLHITALS; from the coding sequence ATGGATATTGCTGTTATGGCCTCTGTTGTTAATTCCAAAAGTCCGCCCGCCTTTCAACTCAAAGGCAGTCTCTACACACTGACAACCCTTGAACTGCATACCACCAGCCACCGACGCTTGAAGCAACAGCTGGAAGGCATGACCAGCAAGGCGCCTCACTTTTTTCATCAGACACCTGTCGTTCTGGATCTTGACAAGCTATCAGACGACAGTGAAGATCTGAATCTGGTGAGCATACGACACCTGCTGCACCATACCGGAATGATCCTTGTTGCGCTTCGCGGAGGTACCGAGCATCATAAAAAAACTGCACAACTGGCTGGTGTCGCCTGGCTTCCGCACCAGAAGCAGAAAAGGCATAGCAATCCTCAAAACAGCAATGTCGTAATGCTCAGTCAACCCGACGCAAAGATTCCAGTAGAAAAGAACCGGCAGGAACCTGTACGACCAGAGGCCACTATTATCAGTCGTCCGGTACGTTCAGGGCAGCAGCTCTACTCGGAAGGCGATCTTATTGTCCTTGGCCAGGTCAGCGAAGGCGCAGAACTTCTGGCTGGCGGCCATATTCATATATACGGCTCGTTCCGGGGACGAGCCCTTGCCGGGGTTAACGGCGACAAAAAAGCCAGGATATTCTGTAACCAGTTTGAAGCCGAGCTGGTATCCATCAGCGGGCAGTACAAATTGACCAGTCAGGATCAAAGCAGCGTATGGAGTCATCGCTGGGGACAGAACGCACAAATATTCCTTGATAACGATCACTTGCACATAACTGCTCTTTCATAA
- the lpxL gene encoding LpxL/LpxP family Kdo(2)-lipid IV(A) lauroyl/palmitoleoyl acyltransferase — MTVLPSLLPYRVLVRFGEWIGRRLYHRGGKRVDIARVNLEKCFPEKTAEEREALLQANFESVGIGLMEVVMAWWWPKSRLEKLVRFKGLEHLEGAQGKLLLILHFTTIEITGAFIALRHSLDATYREHKNPVFEYMQRKQRQRYDRQSRLLGRRDVRGMLRSLRGGRTVWYSPDQDYGPKQSVFASFFGVQAATVTGTSRMAKMGRAQVVPMVLKRLPGASGYELEVFEGWADFPEGDDQRDAERVNRYIENQVKKHPEQYMWLHRRFKTRPEGEAGFYKKAR; from the coding sequence TTGACCGTACTTCCGTCATTGTTACCTTATCGGGTGCTGGTTCGTTTTGGCGAATGGATTGGCAGGCGTTTGTATCATCGCGGTGGCAAGCGAGTGGATATTGCCAGGGTGAATCTGGAAAAATGTTTCCCGGAAAAGACGGCTGAGGAACGCGAGGCATTACTGCAGGCTAATTTTGAATCGGTGGGGATCGGTTTGATGGAAGTGGTCATGGCCTGGTGGTGGCCAAAATCAAGGCTGGAAAAGCTGGTGCGCTTTAAAGGATTGGAACACCTTGAGGGAGCGCAGGGGAAATTACTGCTGATTCTGCATTTTACCACCATCGAAATTACAGGCGCGTTTATCGCCCTGCGTCATAGTCTTGACGCCACCTATCGGGAACACAAAAATCCGGTGTTTGAGTACATGCAGAGGAAGCAGCGTCAACGTTATGACCGTCAGAGTCGTTTATTGGGCAGAAGGGATGTGCGGGGAATGCTCCGGTCATTGCGTGGCGGGCGCACGGTCTGGTATTCGCCGGATCAGGATTATGGCCCGAAGCAAAGTGTGTTTGCCTCTTTTTTTGGGGTGCAGGCGGCTACTGTAACGGGGACGTCGAGGATGGCGAAAATGGGCAGAGCGCAGGTGGTTCCTATGGTATTGAAGCGCTTGCCGGGTGCCAGTGGCTATGAGCTGGAAGTGTTTGAAGGATGGGCTGATTTTCCTGAAGGCGATGATCAGAGGGATGCTGAAAGGGTCAATCGTTACATAGAAAACCAGGTAAAAAAACACCCGGAACAATATATGTGGCTGCACAGGCGATTTAAGACTCGCCCTGAAGGAGAGGCTGGTTTTTACAAAAAAGCCCGTTAG